A genomic segment from Toxotes jaculatrix isolate fToxJac2 chromosome 6, fToxJac2.pri, whole genome shotgun sequence encodes:
- the LOC121183182 gene encoding mucin-2-like isoform X1: MERKILCWMFLIGYFDASFGQATTGVSLTTTTTANLTPVTTPVGPNTTTVEPTTGTAASTKTTSTPAATTATSLTTTEAPMTTGGMETTTTTVKVTTLLLSSSTTITTSDSANTTSTPAATTEAPSTTTAALLTTTEAPLTTGGTQTTTTAPQMTTPVFSSTSAETTITTSDSATTTSTPAATTEAPSTTTAASLTATEAPTTTGGTQTTTTAPQMTTPVFSSTTAITTSDSATTTSTPAATTEAPSTTTSALLTTTKAPSTTSGTRATTTAPQVSTPVFSSTSAETTITTSDSATTTSTPAATTEKPSTTTAASLRSTEAPTTTGGTETTTSAPQMTTPVFSSTTSAETTITTSDSTTTTSTTAATTEAPSTTTAASLTTTKAPTTTGGTQATTTAPQVTTPVFSSTSAETTITTSDSATSTSTPVATTEAQSSTTAASLTLTEAPSSTGGTQATTTTQQVTTPVFSSTSAETTITTSDSATTTSTPAATTEAPSTTTAASLTATEAPTTTGGTQTTTTSPQMTTPVFSTTPAATTEAPSTTTSALLTTTEAPSTTGGTQAITTAAQVTTPVFSSTTSAETTITTSDSATTTSTPVATTEAQSSTTAASLTITEAPSSTGGTQATTTAQQVTTPVFSSTSAETTITTLESATTTSTPAATTEAPSTTTAASLTTIEAQTTTGGTQATTPAPQITSPVFSSTTSAETTMTTSESATTTSTTAATSEAPSTTTAASLITTEAPTTTAETTITTSDSATTMSTPAATTEAPSTTTAASLTATEAPTTTGGTQTTTTAPQMTTPVFSSTTSDSTTMTSTPAATTEALSTTTSALLTTTEAPSTTGGTQATTTAPQVTTPVFSSSSAETTIITSDSATTTSTPAATTEEPSSTTAASLRSTETPTTTGGTQTITTAPQITTPVFSSTSAETTITTSDSTTTSTTAATTEAPSTTTAASLTTTEAPTTTGGTQTTTTAPQMTTPVFSSTTAITTSDSTTTTSTPAATTEAALTTGGTQATTIAPQMTTPVFSSTAAITTSDSTTTTSTPAATTEAPSTTTAALLTTTEAPSTTGGTQTTTTAPQVTTPFFSSTTSAEITITTSDSATTSTTAATTEAPITTAETTIATSDTATTTSTPAATTEKPSTTTAASLTTTEAPTTTGGTQTTTTSPQMTTPVFSSTTAITTSDSTTTTSTPAATTEAPSTTTSALLTTTEAPSTTGGTQTTTTAPQVTTPFFSSTTSAEITITTSDSTTTSTTAATTEAPSTTTAASLTTTEAPTTTGGTQTTTTAPQMTTPVFSSTTAITTSDSTTTTSTPAATTEAALTTGGTQATTIAPQMTTPVFSSTAAITTSDSTTTTSTPAATTEAPSTTTAALLTTTEAPSTTGGTQTTTTAPQVTTPFFSSTTSAEITITTSDSATTSTTAATTEAPITTAETTIATSDTATTTSTPAATTEKPSTTTAASLTTTEAPTTTGGTQTTTTSPQMTTPVFSSTTAITTSDSTTTTSTPAATTEAPSTTTSALLTTTEAPSTTGGTQTTTTAPQVTTPFFSSTTSAEITITTSESATTTSTPAATTEAPSTTTAASLTTTEAPTTTGGTQTITTTPQMTTSVLSSTTVITTSDSTTTTLTPAATTEAPSTTTSALLTMSEEPSTTGGTQTTTTAPQVTTPFFSSTTNAETTITTSDSATTTSTPAATTEAPSTTTAASLTTTEAPITIAETTITTFDSATTSTPAATTEAPSTTTAASLTTTEAPTTTGGTQSTTTAPQMTTPVFSLTTAFTTSYSTTMTSTPAATTEAPSTTGGTQATTTAPQMTTPVFSSTTAITTSDSTTTTSTPAATTEAPSTTTSALLTTTEAPSTTGGTQATTTASQVTTPVFSSTSAETTITTSDSATTTSTPAATTEAPSTTTAASLTATEAPTTTGGTQTTTTSPQMTTPVFSSTTATTTSDSTTTSTPAATTEAPSTTTSALLTTTEAPSTTGGTQATTTAPQVTTPFFSSTTSAETTITTSDSTTTTSATAATTEAPSTTTAASLTTTEAPTTTGGTQTTTISPQMTTPVFSSTTATTTSDSTTTTSTPATTISPQMTTPVFSSTTATTTSDTTTTTSTPATTTAASLTTIKAQTTTGGTQATTTAPQMTTPVFSSTTSAETTITTSESATTTSTTAATSEAPSTTTAASLITTEAPTTTAETTITTSDSATTTSTPAATTEAPSTTTAASLTATEAPTTTGGTQTTTTAPQMTTPFFSSTTAITTSDSTTMTSTPAATTEAPSTTTSALLTTTEAPSTTGGTQATTTAPQVTTPVFSSTSAETTITTSDSATTTSTPAATTEAPSTTTAASLTATEAPTTTGGTQTTTTSPQMTTPVFSSTTATTTSDSTTTSTPAATTEAPSTTTSALLTTTEAPSTTGGTQATTTAPQVTTPFFSSTTSAETTITTSDSTTTTSATAATTEAPSTTTAASLTTTEAPTTTGGTQTTTISPQMTTPVFSSTTATTTSDSTTTTSTPATTISPQMTTPVFSSTTATTTSDSTTTTSTPATTTAASLTTIKAQTTTGGTQATTTAPQMTTPVFSSTTSAETTITTSESATTTSTTAATSEAPSTTTAASLITTEAPTTTAETTITTSDSATTTSTPAATTEAPSTTTAASLTATEAPTTTGGTQTTTTAPQMTTPFFSSTTAITTSDSTTMTSTPAATTEALSTTTSALLTTTEAPSTTGGTQATITAPQVTTHVFSSSSAETTITTSDSATTTSTPAATTEEPSATTAASLRSTEAPMTTGGTQTTTTAPQMTTPVFSYTTSAETTITTSDSTTTSTAAATTEAPSTTTAASLTTTEAPTTTGGTQTTTTAPQVTTPVFSSTTSAETTITTSESATTTSTPAATTEEPSTTTAASLTTIEAQTTTGGTQTTTTAPQVTTPVFSSTTIAETTITTSDSTTTTSTPASTTEAPSTTTVAPVTTTLNPVSLSTKTTTTISAATITAVSLTTPEAPTTTVQTQVTTPVFSSTTTTTAASSTTTSTPAAITAASVTTTFSPTSTTAETSATISVASSAITATSLETVPPTIATAEPTTATTASPTISATYVGTIATPTTTTSAITAAAQTATTVAPTMNTALNTTTTALLYITTPQSTPTLPVTTTPFQNTTTTGETTTAQSLLSLAHLQIKMTSFGEVSNGTITELIKQFFRDQLPNGTAHMISVKRIRRVKVSP; the protein is encoded by the exons ATGGAAAGAAAAATCCTTTGTTGGATGTTTTTGATTGGATACTTTGATGCATCATTTGGACAAG CTACAACTGGAGTCTCAttaacaacaaccacaacagcaAACTTGACACCAGTGACCACTCCTGTAGGACCAAATACCACAACTGTAGAACCAACTACAGGAACTGCTGCTtccacaaaaacaacatcaacaccagctgccacaactGCAACCTCACTGACAACAACTGAAGCACCAATGACAACTGGTGGGATGGAAACTACCACAACTACAGTAAAAGTGACCACACTTCTTTTATCATCCTCAACAACTATCACAACATCTGACTCCGCAAACACAACGTcaacaccagctgccacaactgaagcaccatctaccacaactgCAGCCTTATTGACAACGACCGAAGCACCATTGACAACTGGTGGGACACAAACTACCACAACTGCACCACAAATGACCACACCTGTTTTCTCATCAACAAGTGCAGAAACAACTATCACAACTTCTGACTCTGCAACCACAACGTcaacaccagctgccacaactgaagcaccatctaccacaactgcagcctcactgacaGCAACCGAAGCACCAACGACAACAGGTGGAACGCAAACTACCACAACTGCACCACAAATGACTACACCTGTTTTCTCATCGACAACAGCTATCACAACATCTGACTCCGCAACAACGACGTCTacaccagctgccacaactgaagcaccatctaccacaactTCAGCCTTATTGACAACAACCAAAGCACCATCGACAACTAGTGGGACAAGAGCTACCACAACTGCACCACAAGTGAGCACACCTGTTTTCTCCTCAACAAGTGCAGAAACAACTATCACAACTTCTGACTCCGCAACCACAACGTcaacaccagctgccacaactgaaaaaccatctaccacaactgcagcctcactgaGATCAACCGAAGCACCAACGACAACTGGTGGGACGGAAACTACCACATCTGCGCCACAAATGACTACACCTGTTTTCTCATCTACAACAAGTGCAGAAACAACTATCACAACTTCTGACTCCACAACCACAACGTCAACAACAGCTGCCACAACTGAAGCACCATCTACTacaactgcagcctcactgacaACAACCAAAGCACCAACGACAACAGGTGGAACACAAGCTACGACAACTGCACCACAAGTGACCACACCTGTTTTCTCCTCAACAAGTGCAGAAACAACTATCACAACTTCTGACTCGGCAACCTCAACGTCAACACCAGTTGCCACAACTGAAGCACAATCTTCCACAACTGCAGCCTCTCTGACATTAACCGAAGCACCATCATCAACTGGTGGGACACAAGCTACCACAACTACACAACAAGTGACCACACCTGTTTTCTCATCAACAAGTGCAGAAACAACTATCACAACTTCTGACTCCGCAACCACAACGTcaacaccagctgccacaactgaagcaccatctaccacaactgCAGCCTCTCTGACAGCAACCGAAGCACCAACGACAACAGGTGGAACACAAACTACCACAACTTCACCACAAATGACTACACCTGTTTTCTCAACTacaccagctgccacaactgaagcaccatctaccacaactTCAGCCTTATTGACAACGACCGAAGCACCATCAACAACTGGTGGGACACAAGCTATCACAACTGCAGCACAAGTGACCACACCTGTTTTCTCATCTACAACAAGTGCAGAAACAACTATCACAACTTCTGACTCCGCaaccacaacatcaacaccagtTGCCACAACTGAAGCACAATCTTCCACAACTGCAGCCTCTCTGACAATAACCGAAGCACCATCGTCAACTGGTGGGACACAAGCTACCACAACTGCACAACAAGTGACCACACCTGTTTTCTCATCTACAAGTGCAGAAACAACTATCACAACTTTGGAATCCGCAACCACAACGTcaacaccagctgccacaactgaagcaccatctaccacaactgcagcctcactgacaACAATCGAAGCACAAACGACAACAGGTGGAACACAAGCTACCACACCTGCACCACAAATAACCTCACCTGTTTTCTCATCTACAACAAGTGCAGAAACAACTATGACAACTTCTGAGTCCGCAACCACAACGTCAACAACAGCTGCCACAAGTGAAgcaccatctaccacaactgCAGCCTCTCTGATAACAACTGAAGCaccaacaacaactgcagaaacaactaTCACAACTTCTGACTCCGCAACCACAATGTcaacaccagctgccacaactgaagcaccatctaccacaactgcagcctcactgacaGCAACCGAAGCACCAACGACAACAGGTGGAACACAAACTACTACAACTGCACCACAAATGACTACACCTGTTTTCTCATCGACAACATCTGACTCCACAACAATGACGTCTacaccagctgccacaactGAAGCACTATCTACCACAACTTCAGCCTTATTGACAACAACCGAAGCACCATCGACAACTGGTGGGACACAAGCTACCACAACTGCACCACAAGTGACCACACCTGTTTTCTCCTCATCAAGTGCAGAAACAACTATCATAACTTCTGACTCCGCAACCACAACGTCAACACCAGCTGCCACTACTGAAGAACCATCTTCCacaactgcagcctcactgaGATCAACCGAAACACCAACGACAACAGGTGGGACACAAACTATCACAACTGCACCACAAATTACTACACCTGTTTTCTCATCTACAAGTGCAGAAACAACTATCACAACTTCTGATTCCACAACCACGTCAACAACAGCTGCCACAACTGAAgcaccatctaccacaactgcagcctcactgacaACAACCGAAGCGCCAACGACAACAGGTGGAACACAAACTACCACAACTGCACCACAAATGACTACACCTGTTTTCTCATCGACAACAGCTATCACAACATCTGACTCCACAACAACGACATCTacaccagctgccacaactGAAGCAGCACTGACAACTGGTGGGACACAGGCTACCACAATTGCACCACAAATGACTACACCTGTTTTCTCATCAACAGCAGCTATCACAACATCTGACTCCACAACAACGACGTCTacaccagctgccacaactgaagcaccatctaccacaactgCAGCCTTATTGACAACAACCGAAGCACCATCGACAACTGGTGGGACACAAACTACCACAACTGCACCACAAGTGACCACACCTTTTTTCTCATCTACTACAAGTGCAGAAATAACTATCACAACTTCTGACTCTGCAACCACGTCAACAACAGCTGCCACAACTGAAGCACCAAtaacaactgcagaaacaactaTCGCAACTTCTGACACTGCAACCACAACGTcaacaccagctgccacaactgaaaaaccatctaccacaactgcagcctcactgacaACAACCGAAGCACCAACGACAACAGGTGGAACACAAACTACCACAACTTCACCACAAATGACTACACCTGTTTTCTCATCGACAACAGCTATCACAACATCTGACTCCACAACAACGACGTCTacaccagctgccacaactgaagcaccatctaccacaactTCAGCCTTATTGACAACAACCGAAGCACCATCGACAACTGGTGGGACACAAACTACCACAACTGCACCACAAGTGACCACACCTTTTTTCTCATCTACAACAAGTGCAGAAATAACTATCACAACTTCTGATTCCACAACCACGTCAACAACAGCTGCCACAACTGAAgcaccatctaccacaactgcagcctcactgacaACAACCGAAGCGCCAACGACAACAGGTGGAACACAAACTACCACAACTGCACCACAAATGACTACACCTGTTTTCTCATCGACAACAGCTATCACAACATCTGACTCCACAACAACGACATCTacaccagctgccacaactGAAGCAGCACTGACAACTGGTGGGACACAGGCTACCACAATTGCACCACAAATGACTACACCTGTTTTCTCATCAACAGCAGCTATCACAACATCTGACTCCACAACAACGACGTCTacaccagctgccacaactgaagcaccatctaccacaactgCAGCCTTATTGACAACAACCGAAGCACCATCGACAACTGGTGGGACACAAACTACCACAACTGCACCACAAGTGACCACACCTTTTTTCTCATCTACTACAAGTGCAGAAATAACTATCACAACTTCTGACTCTGCAACCACGTCAACAACAGCTGCCACAACTGAAGCACCAAtaacaactgcagaaacaactaTCGCAACTTCTGACACTGCAACCACAACGTcaacaccagctgccacaactgaaaaaccatctaccacaactgcagcctcactgacaACAACCGAAGCACCAACGACAACAGGTGGAACACAAACTACCACAACTTCACCACAAATGACTACACCTGTTTTCTCATCGACAACAGCTATCACAACATCTGACTCCACAACAACGACGTCTacaccagctgccacaactgaagcaccatctaccacaactTCAGCCTTATTGACAACAACCGAAGCACCATCGACAACTGGTGGGACACAAACTACCACAACTGCACCACAAGTGACCACACCTTTTTTCTCATCTACAACAAGTGCAGAAATAACTATCACAACTTCTGAATCCGCAACCACAACGTcaacaccagctgccacaactgaagcaccatctaccacaactgcagcctcactgacaACAACCGAAGCACCAACGACAACAGGTGGAACACAAACTATCACAACTACACCACAAATGACTACATCTGTTTTATCATCGACAACAGTTATCACAACATCTGACTCCACAACAACGACGTTaacaccagctgccacaactgaagcaccatctaccacaactTCAGCCTTATTGACAATGTCCGAAGAACCATCGACAACTGGTGGGACACAAACTACCACAACTGCACCACAAGTGACCACACCTTTTTTCTCATCTACAACAAATGCAGAAACAACTATCACAACTTCTGACTCCGCAACCACAACGTcaacaccagctgccacaactgaagcaccatctaccacaactgCAGCCTCTCTGACAACAACTGAAGCACCAATAACAATTGCAGAAACAACTATCACAACTTTTGACTCTGCAACCACATcaacaccagctgccacaactgaagcaccatctaccacaactgcagcctcactgacaACAACCGAAGCACCAACGACAACAGGTGGAACACAAAGTACCACAACTGCACCACAAATGACTACACCTGTTTTCTCATTAACAACAGCTTTCACAACATCTTATTCCACAACAATGACATCTacaccagctgccacaactGAAGCACCATCGACAACTGGTGGGACACAAGCTACGACAACTGCACCACAAATGACTACACCTGTTTTCTCATCGACAACAGCTATCACAACATCTGACTCCACAACAACAACGTCCacaccagctgccacaactgaagcaccatctaccacaactTCAGCCTTATTGACAACAACCGAAGCACCATCGACAACTGGTGGGACACAAGCTACCACAACTGCATCACAAGTGACCACACCTGTTTTCTCCTCAACAAGTGCAGAAACAACTATCACAACTTCTGACTCCGCAACCACAACGTcaacaccagctgccacaactgaagcaccatctaccacaactgCAGCCTCTCTGACAGCAACCGAAGCACCAACGACAACAGGTGGAACACAAACTACCACAACTTCACCACAAATGACTACACCTGTTTTCTCATCGACAACAGCTACCACAACATCTGACTCCACAACGACGTCTacaccagctgccacaactgaagcaccatctaccacaactTCAGCCTTATTGACAACAACCGAAGCACCATCAACAACTGGTGGGACACAAGCTACCACAACTGCACCACAAGTGACCACACCTTTTTTCTCATCTACAACAAGTGCAGAAACAACTATCACAACTTCTGACTCCACAACCACAACGTCAGCAACAGCTGCCACAACTGAAgcaccatctaccacaactgcagcctcactgacaACAACCGAAGCACCAACGACAACAGGTGGAACACAAACTACCACAATTTCACCACAAATGACTACACCTGTTTTCTCATCGACAACAGCTACCACAACATCTGACTCCACTACAACGACGTCTACACCAGCTACCACAATTTCACCACAAATGACTACACCTGTTTTCTCATCGACAACAGCTACCACAACATCTGACACCACTACAACGACGTCTACACCAGCTACCacaactgcagcctcactgacGACAATCAAAGCACAAACGACAACAGGTGGAACACAAGCTACCACAACTGCACCACAAATGACCACACCTGTTTTCTCATCTACAACAAGTGCAGAAACAACTATCACAACTTCTGAGTCCGCAACCACAACGTCAACAACAGCTGCCACAAGTGAAgcaccatctaccacaactgCAGCCTCTCTGATAACAACTGAAGCGccaacaacaactgcagaaacaactaTCACAACTTCTGACTCCGCAACCACAACGTcaacaccagctgccacaactgaagcaccatctaccacaactgCAGCGTCACTGACAGCAACCGAAGCACCAACGACAACAGGTGGAACACAAACTACCACAACTGCACCACAAATGACTACACCTTTTTTCTCATCGACAACAGCTATCACAACATCTGACTCCACAACAATGACGTCTacaccagctgccacaactgaagcaccatctaccacaactTCAGCCTTATTGACAACAACCGAAGCACCATCGACAACTGGTGGGACACAAGCTACCACAACTGCACCACAAGTGACCACACCTGTTTTCTCCTCAACAAGTGCAGAAACAACTATCACAACTTCTGACTCCGCAACCACAACGTcaacaccagctgccacaactgaagcaccatctaccacaactgCAGCCTCTCTGACAGCAACCGAAGCACCAACGACAACAGGTGGAACACAAACTACCACAACTTCACCACAAATGACTACACCTGTTTTCTCATCGACAACAGCTACCACAACATCTGACTCCACAACGACGTCTacaccagctgccacaactgaagcaccatctaccacaactTCAGCCTTATTGACAACAACCGAAGCACCATCAACAACTGGTGGGACACAAGCTACCACAACTGCACCACAAGTGACCACACCTTTTTTCTCATCTACAACAAGTGCAGAAACAACTATCACAACTTCTGACTCCACAACCACAACGTCAGCAACAGCTGCCACAACTGAAgcaccatctaccacaactgcagcctcactgacaACAACCGAAGCACCAACGACAACAGGTGGAACACAAACTACCACAATTTCACCACAAATGACTACACCTGTTTTCTCATCGACAACAGCTACCACAACATCTGACTCCACTACAACGACGTCTACACCAGCTACCACAATTTCACCACAAATGACTACACCTGTTTTCTCATCGACAACAGCTACCACAACATCTGACTCCACTACAACGACGTCTACACCAGCTACCacaactgcagcctcactgacGACAATCAAAGCACAAACGACAACAGGTGGAACACAAGCTACCACAACTGCACCACAAATGACCACACCTGTTTTCTCATCTACAACAAGTGCAGAAACAACTATCACAACTTCTGAGTCCGCAACCACAACGTCAACAACAGCTGCCACAAGTGAAgcaccatctaccacaactgCAGCCTCTCTGATAACAACTGAAGCaccaacaacaactgcagaaacaactaTCACAACTTCTGACTCCGCAACCACAACGTcaacaccagctgccacaactgaagcaccatctaccacaactgCAGCGTCACTGACAGCAACCGAAGCACCAACGACAACAGGTGGAACACAAACTACCACAACTGCACCACAAATGACTACACCTTTTTTCTCATCGACAACAGCTATCACAACATCTGACTCCACAACAATGACGTCTacaccagctgccacaactGAAGCACTATCTACCACAACTTCAGCCTTATTGACAACAACCGAAGCACCATCAACAACTGGTGGGACACAAGCTACCATAACTGCACCACAAGTGACCACACATGTTTTCTCCTCATCAAGTGCAGAAACAACTATCACAACTTCTGACTCCGCAACCACAACGTCAACACCAGCTGCCACTACTGAAGAACCATCTGCCacaactgcagcctcactgaGATCAACCGAAGCACCAATGACAACAGGTGGGACACAAACTACCACAACTGCACCACAAATGACTACACCTGTTTTCTCATATACAACAAGTGCAGAAACAACTATCACAACTTCTGACTCCACAACCACGTCAACAGCAGCTGCTACAACTGAAGCACCATCTACCACAACCGCAGCCTCACTGACAACAACCGAAgcaccaacaacaacaggtgGAACACAAACTACCACAACTGCACCACAAGTGACCACACCTGTTTTCTCATCTACAACAAGTGCAGAAACAACTATCACAACTTCTGAATCCGCAACCACAACGTcaacaccagctgccacaactgaagaaccatctaccacaactgcagcctcactgacaACAATCGAAGCACAAACGACAACAGGTGGAACACAAACTACCACAACTGCACCACAAGTGACCACACCTGTTTTCTCATCTACAACAATTGCAGAAACAACTATCACAACATCTGACTCCACAACAACGACGTCAACACCAGCTTCCACCACTGAAGCACCATCTACCACTACTGTAGCACCAGTGACAACAACTTTGAACCCAGTTTCTTTAAGCACAAAGACAACTACTACAATAAGTGCAGCCACAATTACGGCAGTCTCATTGACAACACCCGAAGCACCAACTACAACTGTTCAAACACAAGTTACCACACCTGTTTTCTCATCGACAACAACTACCACAGCTGCTTCTTCCACAACAACTTCAACACCAGCTGCCATaactgcagcttcagtgacaaCAACTTTTTCTCCAACTTctacaactgcagaaacatctgccaCAATAAGTGTAGCTTCATCCGCAATAACAGCAACCTCATTGGAAACAGTACCACCAACTATTGCAACTGCAGAGCCAACTACAGCAACTACAGCCTCACCCACCATATCTGCGACCTATGTGGGAACGATTGCCACTCCAACTACAACAACGTCTGCTATaacagctgcagcacaaactgCAACAACAGTAGCCCCAACAATGAATACAGCTctaaacaccacaacaacaGCTTTACTTTACATAACCACACCACAAAGCACACCCACTCTTCCAGTTACTACAACTCCATTTCAAAATACCACGACCACtggagaaacaacaacagcccAAA GTCTTTTGTCACTAGCACATCTCCAGATAAAGATGACTTCCTTTGGCGAGGTCAGCAATGGAACCATCACTGAGCTTATCAAACAG TTTTTCAGAGACCAGCTCCCGAATGGCACAGCCCACATGATCAGCGTGAAAAGGATTCGAAGGGTTAAAGTTTCCCCATAG